From the genome of Hyalangium gracile, one region includes:
- a CDS encoding YbaY family lipoprotein: MTRQTPVLLGCAALLTLSACASTRSAQPDETPAPAPQPAPEAPATPGTQPVATPGATLQVTGAVRYRERIALSPEAVVQVEVVELMPDGTAGTVLGEQTLRNAGQVPIAFSVAIPQERIRPEATYGVRARITDAGRSFSTPAPVPAITQGSVSSDVQVLLRVGG, translated from the coding sequence ATGACCCGCCAGACACCCGTGCTCCTGGGATGCGCCGCACTGCTCACCTTGAGCGCCTGCGCTTCGACCCGATCGGCACAGCCAGACGAGACCCCTGCCCCCGCTCCCCAGCCCGCCCCGGAGGCTCCCGCCACGCCCGGCACCCAGCCCGTGGCGACACCGGGCGCCACGCTCCAGGTGACCGGAGCGGTGCGCTACCGCGAGCGGATCGCCCTGTCGCCCGAGGCCGTCGTGCAGGTCGAGGTGGTGGAGCTGATGCCCGACGGCACCGCGGGCACCGTGCTCGGAGAGCAGACCCTGCGCAACGCCGGGCAGGTCCCCATCGCCTTCTCGGTGGCCATCCCCCAGGAGCGGATCCGCCCCGAGGCCACCTACGGCGTGCGCGCCCGCATCACGGATGCGGGGCGCAGCTTCTCCACGCCCGCGCCCGTCCCGGCCATCACCCAGGGCAGCGTGAGCAGCGACGTGCAGGTCCTCCTGCGCGTGGGCGGCTGA
- a CDS encoding TIGR02452 family protein: protein MSMAGVAQETVRIVEQGEYVAPSGRTVSLKESVEHAVSGTVLYRPSDFERLAPPASTGSALRVEVTSEKTGHASRRLIEKEGVEDVLALNFASARNPGGGFLRGAKAQEEDLARCSALYTCLITQPDYYTVNREERSLLYTDHLIYSPRVPFFRDEKLRFLERPFHVSIVTAPAPNAGQLLRREPGLRPRIREVLHSRALKVLRVAAERGHRTLVLGAWGCGAFGNDPTDAADAFAAALSALPGAFDRVVFAVYERAGDGPNLRTFRARFGSPAA, encoded by the coding sequence ATGTCGATGGCGGGAGTCGCGCAGGAGACGGTACGCATCGTGGAACAGGGAGAGTACGTGGCCCCCTCGGGGCGGACGGTCTCCCTGAAGGAGTCGGTGGAGCACGCGGTGTCAGGCACCGTCCTCTACCGGCCTTCGGACTTCGAGCGGCTGGCGCCCCCTGCTTCCACGGGGAGTGCCTTGCGCGTCGAGGTGACCTCCGAGAAGACGGGACATGCGAGCCGCAGGCTCATCGAGAAGGAGGGCGTGGAGGACGTGCTCGCGCTCAACTTCGCCTCCGCGCGCAACCCAGGGGGCGGCTTCCTCCGCGGAGCGAAGGCCCAGGAGGAGGATCTCGCTCGGTGCTCGGCGCTCTACACCTGCCTCATCACCCAGCCGGACTACTACACGGTGAACCGGGAGGAGCGGTCGCTCCTGTATACGGATCACCTCATCTACTCGCCGCGCGTGCCCTTCTTCCGGGATGAGAAGCTGCGGTTTCTGGAGCGACCCTTCCACGTCTCCATCGTCACCGCTCCAGCGCCGAACGCGGGCCAGCTCCTCCGCAGGGAGCCCGGCCTTCGGCCTCGCATCCGAGAGGTGCTGCATTCCCGGGCGCTCAAGGTGCTGCGGGTCGCCGCGGAGCGGGGCCACCGTACCCTCGTGCTCGGAGCGTGGGGCTGCGGCGCGTTCGGCAACGATCCCACGGACGCGGCCGACGCCTTCGCCGCGGCGCTGAGCGCGCTGCCCGGAGCCTTCGACCGGGTGGTGTTCGCCGTCTACGAGCGCGCTGGCGACGGGCCCAACCTGCGGACCTTCCGAGCGCGCTTCGGCTCGCCCGCCGCCTGA
- a CDS encoding MarR family winged helix-turn-helix transcriptional regulator, which yields MARETEGSAVRLEALDLGYLALFVGMRVNELTLEELHAAGFTGLRHSHGFVFQHLLAGARSVSELATLLEVTQQAASKTVAELEQLGFIEDTPSPDARVRRVKLSARGLAAVEQGRAVRAELERRFERSHGRKAIEDARKLLARVLDSLGGAEAVRARRVRPPR from the coding sequence ATGGCACGTGAGACGGAAGGCTCGGCCGTGAGGCTGGAGGCGTTGGATCTGGGCTACCTGGCCCTCTTCGTGGGGATGCGAGTGAACGAGCTGACGCTCGAGGAGCTGCATGCCGCGGGCTTCACGGGCCTGCGCCACTCGCACGGCTTCGTCTTCCAGCACCTGCTCGCAGGCGCGCGCTCCGTCAGCGAGCTGGCCACGCTGCTCGAGGTGACACAGCAGGCAGCCTCGAAGACGGTGGCGGAGCTGGAGCAGCTGGGCTTCATCGAGGACACCCCCTCGCCAGACGCGCGCGTGCGGCGGGTGAAGCTGTCGGCGCGTGGCCTGGCGGCGGTGGAGCAGGGGCGGGCGGTGCGGGCCGAGCTGGAGAGGCGCTTCGAGCGCAGCCATGGGCGCAAGGCCATCGAGGACGCTCGCAAGCTGCTGGCCCGGGTGCTCGACTCGCTGGGAGGCGCCGAGGCCGTGCGCGCCCGCCGTGTACGGCCTCCTCGCTGA
- a CDS encoding nuclear transport factor 2 family protein: MSSPNVETALRFVKAVEQGATGSTLMEFCHPDVSQHEYPNRLFPNGAHRDAQALRASSERGQQVLSSQRYEVRNAVAAGDHVALEIDWTGTLAIALGNKPAGSTLHAMIGQFITFRDGRIASIRNYDCYDPF; this comes from the coding sequence ATGAGTTCGCCGAACGTCGAGACCGCGCTGCGCTTCGTGAAGGCCGTGGAGCAGGGAGCCACGGGCAGCACCCTGATGGAGTTCTGCCACCCGGATGTCTCCCAGCACGAGTACCCCAACCGGCTCTTCCCGAACGGGGCCCATCGGGACGCCCAGGCGCTGCGCGCGTCCTCGGAGCGCGGGCAGCAGGTGCTCTCCTCGCAGCGCTACGAGGTCCGCAACGCCGTGGCCGCGGGGGACCATGTGGCGCTCGAGATCGACTGGACGGGCACGCTCGCCATCGCCCTGGGAAACAAGCCGGCGGGCAGCACGCTGCACGCGATGATCGGCCAGTTCATCACCTTCCGAGACGGCCGCATCGCGTCGATCCGCAACTACGACTGCTACGATCCGTTCTGA
- a CDS encoding ATP-binding protein: MSTLHEPVLPANERLWQALSGVQTAFLQEQPAPRLLDPLLSALLELTGSQSGFIAEVVRGPQGKASVQPLTLTNLHWASGPRELYTGEASRGLRFSALQSLVGAVLLTGQPVVSNHRLTEEAPGGPSEEPWALRSFVGLPIHAGQELVGMVGLANRPGGYDDAVRAFLQPCLATCGVLLVGLRCERRRRHAEEDQLLSEAGFRNLMEHAPDAIVIHREGSVIFANPAAVTLLGLASPLELLGRPVTECVQPGEEALLTELSTSPAPREVRLRHRQGRPAVGELVTVSLLFEGAPAVACIVRDLSERRQVHERLLTTERLVSLGTLTAGMAHEINNPLAYMLSNLNYLNDELHALVETGEFLTGERARELLEALEETLNGSRRVRDIVRNLRLFSRSTPDQQGLVDLSALLDSCVNMAWGDIKHRARVVKDYAPVPPLYGNESQLAQVFLHLILNAVQALPPQGGESGEIRLSTRHEEGVLMVSVHDTGEGIPEEELDRLFDPFFTTRSPRQGTGLGLSICHDIVKTLRGHITVESHPGRGSTFRVFLPTNVLTQRPTPPEPPARHAATG, encoded by the coding sequence ATGAGCACGTTGCATGAGCCGGTACTGCCCGCGAACGAGCGCCTGTGGCAGGCACTGAGCGGGGTCCAGACAGCCTTCCTCCAAGAACAGCCAGCGCCGCGGCTCCTCGATCCGCTGCTGTCGGCGCTGCTGGAGCTGACCGGCAGCCAGAGCGGCTTCATCGCCGAGGTGGTGCGCGGTCCCCAGGGGAAGGCGTCGGTGCAGCCTCTCACGCTGACGAACCTGCACTGGGCGTCGGGTCCGCGGGAGCTGTACACGGGCGAGGCCTCTCGGGGCCTGAGGTTCTCCGCGCTTCAGAGCCTCGTTGGCGCCGTGCTGCTGACCGGTCAGCCCGTGGTGTCCAACCACCGGCTCACGGAGGAGGCGCCGGGAGGCCCCTCGGAGGAGCCCTGGGCGCTGCGCTCCTTCGTGGGCCTGCCCATCCACGCGGGCCAGGAGCTGGTGGGCATGGTGGGGCTGGCCAACCGCCCGGGGGGCTATGACGACGCCGTGCGCGCCTTCCTCCAGCCGTGCCTGGCCACGTGCGGCGTGCTGCTGGTGGGGCTGCGCTGCGAGCGACGCAGGCGCCACGCCGAGGAGGATCAGCTGCTCTCCGAGGCGGGCTTCCGCAACCTCATGGAGCATGCTCCGGACGCCATCGTCATCCATCGCGAGGGCAGCGTGATCTTCGCCAACCCGGCGGCCGTCACGCTGCTGGGCCTCGCCAGCCCGCTGGAGCTGCTGGGCCGGCCGGTGACGGAGTGCGTCCAGCCGGGAGAGGAGGCGCTGCTCACCGAGCTGTCCACCTCCCCTGCCCCGAGAGAGGTCCGGCTGCGGCACCGCCAGGGTCGGCCGGCGGTGGGCGAGCTGGTGACGGTCTCCCTGCTGTTCGAGGGAGCGCCCGCCGTCGCGTGCATCGTCCGGGATCTCAGCGAGCGGCGGCAGGTGCACGAGCGACTGCTCACGACGGAGCGGCTGGTGTCGCTGGGCACGCTGACGGCGGGGATGGCGCACGAGATCAACAACCCGCTGGCCTACATGCTCAGCAACCTCAACTACCTGAACGACGAGCTGCATGCCCTCGTCGAGACCGGGGAGTTCCTCACGGGCGAGCGCGCCCGGGAGCTCCTGGAGGCGCTGGAGGAGACGCTCAACGGGAGCCGCCGGGTGCGGGACATCGTGCGCAACCTGCGGCTCTTCTCGCGCAGCACGCCGGACCAGCAGGGCCTGGTGGATCTCTCGGCCCTGCTCGACTCGTGCGTGAACATGGCGTGGGGAGACATCAAGCACCGCGCGCGGGTGGTGAAGGACTACGCGCCGGTGCCCCCGCTCTACGGGAACGAGTCCCAGCTGGCGCAGGTGTTCCTCCACCTGATCCTCAACGCCGTGCAGGCGCTGCCGCCCCAGGGCGGAGAGTCGGGAGAGATCCGCCTCTCCACCCGGCACGAGGAGGGGGTGCTGATGGTGTCGGTGCACGACACCGGGGAGGGCATCCCGGAAGAGGAGCTGGATCGGCTGTTCGATCCGTTCTTCACCACGAGGTCCCCGCGCCAGGGCACGGGGCTGGGCCTGTCCATCTGCCACGACATTGTCAAGACGCTGCGAGGCCACATCACGGTGGAGAGCCACCCGGGCCGCGGGAGCACCTTCCGGGTCTTCCTGCCGACCAACGTCCTCACCCAGCGCCCCACTCCTCCGGAGCCTCCAGCGCGCCATGCCGCCACGGGCTGA